GATGAGGTTGAATGAATTATTGGGGGAAGAGGAGGAAGTGCAGTGCGGCGAGAGCGATGCGGTTTAAATCCGTGGCTTTCTCTCTGAGGTTCCATTGAATCTATCCGAGTGTCCACTCAAGTCATTTCGTTTTCTTTTACAGCTGTATGCATTGTTGGATCGATCTCTCCAGCACCAGCAGTTGAGCTTCTAATCACTTGGCATTACTGCTGACCAACTGGTGGCACCAAGTGCAGTGCTGACagtgattttcttttctttttgtgggGGGCAGTGGCCGTATGTTTGGTAGCTGCAACACGCCTGAACATACATACATGATTCACTTGATAAGCAAAGCAAAGTTGAGTGCAGACTGCAGACATTGTAGTACAGGAGGAGCATCAGACACTTGTACCGCAGCGCAGAGGTCAAATACTATCATGTACTTACAGCACAGCACAAGATGGATCATAGCCATACACATGTTGCTGTACCGCAACGGACGACCGGACCTCTGAAGCTGATGGCAAGCAAATTCAGAAGCTTCGCTTTCTCCACTCATTTAACTTGGCATGATTGATCAAGTCCTAACCCCACTACCAGTGGCCGGCCTTTCGGGTCTCGATCCACTAGGCTGCTTGGTTTCACGCACAACCTCCGACTGGCTGCCCACAAGCATCCAGgatatgtaaatataaactagcatGAAAATTCGGTTAAAATTATGCATGTGTCAGCGATGCAAAGCCAAAGCAGCAACGCTGCAATAAGATACTCCCTCGGTAAACAAAGCGTGGTGTCAGGAGCAGGAGCAGGACCAACCATGGTCGCCGCTGATGGTAACACCGCACGCAGCACGCAGACGGACGCACGGGCATCAGCAGTGAGCCGTGCACGCAACATCGTGCCTTCTCTGCAGGCTACAACATCTCTCTCCTTGATCAAGTCGTGGCGTTGTAGGCCCAGCGTCAAAAATGCATAATGGCAGTACTCTCTCCGATTCATATTACTTACTCGTCTCTTAAAGGTcggcggagggagtagtaaaatctttccgtgagttcctgatcttacTTTGCTTCTCGACTAAGACTCCTCAACTCCTCAAGACAGCTAGGAAGAAGGGAGCAGGCTCACAAAACCGGCCAAAACCCCGGCAAGATCTCTTTCCAAAAGGTCCTTTTGCGAATTGTTAAGGCAGGGAGAAGAAAGTAAGGTCCGTCCCATTCCCGTCCATCGTGGCCGCCAGTCATGGATCGGAGGCCGGTGGTTCGCTGTCGCCGCCTACACGGCTCCATGTCAGCCCTGCGCCTCTTTTCATCAGGCAGTGTAAAGTCGCCACCTACCACCCCTTGTTCTGGAATATGCACGCACGCCCATCCATCTCAAGATTCATCTCTGAAAGGATCTCCTACCAAAACTTCCAGCCTGTGTCCACCCCCAAACTCTATCTCATTCTCCTCGTTCGTCCCCGCGTCTTCTATTTTTCATTCGGGAAATAGATACATCTTACCTGCTGCTTCATCTCTATGACCGCTGTAGTGCTTGGTTAGGTGAGACTTGGGTTATATATACCTGTTTCAGAAAGAAGAAGACAACTTGACGGTTTCTTGCTTCCGAGCATTTTCACGGACAGCAATGCCAAGGATCATCCCACAAATAATAAAATGTCACTGAGTTTCCGGCACTGTGACCCCCCTCCAGGAACAGCCAACTCTGAATATGAAACTCCGCTAGAATTGCTGCTCTAACCGGTACAGACGTACACACAGAAAAAACTGTCATACAAAATTCAGCCAAGCATTTCTGCTAGTAATTAATCTGAAACAGAGTTCCTATCTCATACTCCTTCCGTccaaaaataagtgtcttaactttgtactaactctaatacaaagttgtactaagcttgagacacttattttgagacggagggagtacatcgtaATCGACCAATCATCCCGGCGTTACACGCACGGCCTATTGTGAGGGTGTTCTCAACATCACCAACGATTCTGAAAGCCAGATCACGGAAAATTACACTGGCGGAAATATTCTGCGCATGCTAGAGACAGAGGAAACATTTGTGGCGTGCAAGGCGTCTGCGACAGGGATGCCACGTACGGGTCTTCTTCTAGCAGATTGCGAGGTTTCGGCTTTTTTGGGAGCCAGAGAATTGCGAGTGATCATCGCTTTAGTTAGTACTAGTACTTAGCACAAATAAAAGCTGGTGCAGAGAGCTGAGTATGTGCATTTGGGAGGGACCAGCCGGCGGCAAATCATTCTGGCCGATGTCCCTACGCATCAaaactcttcttcttaattaatgaaaAAGGCAAAGCTTTCGCCTCTGTTAAAAAAAAACTCTACCTCTTGAAAGGAAAAAATACTCTTCCtctttgttcttcttctccttgtcaGCTAGTAGACCAGCACGGGTCCAAAACCATGTGACCTCAGCGTTTGGTCAGCTGTAGCTTTTCATCCTGTGCTGGTACTCTACTCACTTGGGAGTCATATTTTGAGGGGGTGTTGTTTGGCGCGCCACGGCTAAGGAGATAGCTCCGGCTGAATCAAAAGGAAGTCATCATGAAAGTTGTGAGAGGTTTGTTCCAATCAGAAAGTTCCATTTGCTACGGCTACTCTCTTGCTCCATATTCCATCTCCGTGCAAGACAGTATCATGAGACACGTGAACTTTGGCCTAGTTCCAACTTCCAACGCACATTTTTCACATTTTTCATGATTCCAAACTAGTAGTACTAGCTAGTTCTTGGACTGGACGGCCACGGAGCCCCGGAAAAGGCGTGCGCCAACTAGCAGTCATGGAGCAAACCTAGCAGTCGTTAGACCATGCCAAACCGCTAATACCTTGGATGATGATGCTCCTCGTTgtatattcttcttcttcttcttctctttattTGTTGGTTGCTATCAACATCTAGAGCCCAACTTGGCAAATCTGACCCCTATACAATGCGTAGACCCAGCCGCGGGCAGTAACCAGTGATCCCTAATTTTTCTTGGCTGCATTCAACTACCTCATATTAGATACCTAAAATCCATACAAAGCATGCAAAATTAAAATTTATGTACTATGTACATTATAGGTAATCTAAGCTAGCATACAGTACTTGTCGTCGCCAAAGATATCAACAACCTCCATGCCGGCAATGCCGGACGGCCCTGCCTCTGGGTGGATGGTCTCCTGCCGCATCTCCGGCTCCTCGTCGGACACTATCTCGGCAAAGATTTTATCAAACTCCGTGCCCCGCTGGCAGAGGAAGCGGCGGTTGGCCTCCACCTCGGCCTCCGACTGGATGGAGTCGAGGATGGCCTACTGCTCGCTGCCTCCTCCGCCTGGGCCACCTCGTACTCCGCCATGGCGAAGCTCGCAACCAAAGGCGTCGGATCCGCTTTCGCTTGCGGCctgcgtcgtcctcctcctcctcctctggctccgCATCCTCCATGGCGGCGTCCTGCTTTGCCTCGACCTCTCCCTCTGCCTCCTTCTCGCCCGACTCCGGCGAGTCCGGAGGCAGGCCGGTTATGATCCGAGCTTCGTGCCACGCCTGAATCTCCTCAAGCAGCTCAACGCGCCGCTTCCGACGTGAGCATGGTGTATGTCGTCGCCTTCTGTTGGGCCATGGCTATCGGCGGACGACGAGCGAATACAAGGGTGGCGACACGGAGAGGAGGGAGATGAACGGAAATGGATGAGGCTAGGGTTGGGGGTCGCCgcccggcttaaatagccggaCTTTGGCCCTCGAACGGTGAGCCGGAGGGGTGCCACGCGGCGGCATGAATACGTCCATACCCGTCCCGAAGGAGAAGCGCGTCAAACTGATGGGTTTCCATGTGGGAACCCGTTGTCAACCCAACATGGCGGGCCCGCCTGGCGCGCCCAGCCACCCCATATCTGTTTCAGATTTGGATTGGGTATGAGTGGTGCCGGTCACTCCGAGTGTGTAGGACCGACATGAAGAGCCCGTACATTTCAGTTTTTCTTACCGGTCaggcggctgtagatgctctaaagcCTTGTACAATGCTATAAGTGTTTAGGGAGGTGCTTAAAAAAATAAATCTGATTTTTCTGAAGCAGCGGTGCCTATTTATATAGGAGAGACGTCTAATTAAACGTCTGCCATGTATAAATAAGTATCGATGCTTAAGAAAAATCTAGTTTATTTCTGCAAGCACCTCGCATTGTATAAGGCGTAACGAAATCAACCAAGATGATTCGTGCATGAGAGGCCCGGAATGGCGCCGATGGAGCATGCGGTGGTTGGCATAATGCAAGCCACGGAAAGTGAAGAAAAAAGAATGGCATTGCTTCCAAAGATCTTCTTTGCCATTCCAGCGGCAGCTCCGGCATTTTTCGAGTTTCTTGGGAAGCGGATTTGACCTGACCCGTTTGCACGGGCGGCCCAAGGAAACTGACACGAGAGCGTCCATTTTCCATGGGTGTAACGGGTGAAAAATCAAGAGCAGCGCAGAAAAAGAAGACGGGGAGGTGAGATTGGAAAGAAAGTTGCACCCATTCCATCCCGGGAAACATGCATCGTGGCCGAGCCTGTTGCGCCAACCACCCGCTGTGCACCCAGACCCATTCAGCGCCGGTGACGAGCAGAGAAACGCTGTGGACGAGGAAGCAGTGATGCGTGCCGAATGTACACCGAAACGGGACGGATTCGGTGGCCCCGTGGCTCGGATTTGCACTTGTCCGCGTGCCACAATCAGAATCGAGACGGCAATGAACCAACGATCGGTGCTCgtggacgacgacgatgatgatgaaccGGGCCTGGGCGTGGGTGGGCAGCGGCGGACGCTCTTTCGCTACCTGAACCGCTGTCTAGGCATTATCTATCTATGCAATGTTTTGGCGCTAGTAGTATTAGATTTAGATGGATGGAGAGCATCTTCGTGCAAGATGTTGCTGACATTTCGCTGTTGGGTGCTCGGCATGCCATGTGCGCCATCTGTCGtgcatctctctctttctctttctctcctcTTGAGCAGTAGGACTACGTACGTCCGCTGGAGAAATGTTGAACCAAAATTTTGACTTCTTAATTAACGTAGGCATGGCTCAGAGAGGAACAAAAGTTAAAACGCCTACCAAAACAGGGCAAGCCAAAACAAGAATGAAACGCTTGAATTTAATAGCACCACCCACCACTTACTAGTTTGTTGTCTagtctaaaataaaataaaataaaataaacaaataGTAGAACACAGTGGTTACATATGCCCAACATGCACAAACCACCGCCAATCGAGCCAGCCGGCGtgccctgccctgccctgccctCATCTCTCTGATCTACCTCCATGCATTGTCCTAATCCGTCCCCAGTGGCTAACTAACAACTAAGCAAAGCACGATTTGGCCACCACTTTTCCATTATCAATAATCAAACCAGTTTAGCTTACTCTAATGAGCATAATGTCTTATTACTGCACTGGTATTATATTTAAATCGTACATGATCACCCAAGCTGAGATCAGCATGCAAATCATTAACACGAGGGACAAGCACCACCCCCTTGCTTATATTCAAAAGCCTTCAAACAAACCGGCATGAGCGATGAGCTATATGAAAAGCATTCAGACAAAACGGCCAGCTTGGCCTCACCCCAGGCACCAGCCTAAACAAGTTGGGCTGCTGAGCTATCGCACTGATTaaacatcattatcgtgctaactTGATCGGTGGCAAAAGGAGAGGTGATGGGGCCTTATCAATCACACCGGGAGAGCAGTCATTTTTTTTTTTACCTTCTGTCAAAGTCCTTCGTTGATGACTCGCGTTTTTTAGCGGTTGGTCAGAGGCTGCTCACGAGCTGGCCACAAGAATCAACAAGGATATACTCTAGACATGCATGATTGGATTGGAGCACAAAGGACGACCTTTctactaattaattaattcatctagagAAGATTCTTTAGCTGTATATAATCCGGTTTTTCTCTTTCATGTTTCTCTCTCTCATGTTTTTTAGCTTATACAAAATGCTAGTAAGTGCTAGTAGGGTGGAAGATCTCATTGATGCTAGTACTATTCTACATGTAAAGGCTCTCATTACAATTACATGCTCTATTTAGAACAGTAATAGTAGCAATAacaaaagaagaaattaaagaggaAGAAGTGAGAAGAAAAAGGATTGGTCAAGGAGAGCTTTGACCTCCCAATCGAAGAGAGTAACAAGCTACTCTACCTACAACCAGAGAGGTCCGTCTCTATTACGATTATGAGGACGGCCGCCTCTACTTTTCCGCCGGTGGCCGGAGCCGTGATCAGATCACATGACGCTGCACGAGTTGGGGTTCTCGTCGTCGAATAGGCGGTACGAGTCCTggagcggcggcgggggcggcggcgacgcgtGCGTCCCGGGCGGGCTGTAGTAGTCCTGGTAGTAGGACTCCGGCGACGCGTGCGGGTACGGCATGTAGAGGTAGGACGGCGACCATTGCTGCATTGGCTGCGCCTGCTGGGAGTAGGCCTGCTGCGCCGGTGGCGGTGGGTGCTGCGTCACcatcatggaggaggaggaggagtacccggcctgctgctgctgcgaGTAGCCCTGCTCCGGCTGCGGCGCGTAGTGGGACACGCTCGCTCTCGGCTGCGCCATGTTGTAGCTCATCACCGGCTGCGGCGCGTTGAATTCCTGGTGCGCGTACCTCGGCGCATGGGCCGGCGCCGGCGCtggggccagggacctatccgcgtccTTGGGCTTGCTCTGTTTCTTCTTCGCCTCGCCCTCGTCATCGCCGGCCTCCTTTGCAGCGGCGGCGGGCTCGGTGCCCTTTGCTTTGGGTTTGGGCTCGGCCGccgcgccctcgccgccgtcttTCTTTGCCTCGTCGCTTGGTTTCGCCTCCTCCTTGTCAGCCTTCTTCTCAGACTCTGCTTCCTTCTCCGTCTCAGGCTTCTTCTCCGAGGCCGTCTCCTGCTCCGGCTTCTTCTCCGAGGCCGTCTCCTGCTCCGGCTTCTTGTCTGAGCTGTCGGCCTGCGGTTCCTCCGCCGGCTTCTTGTCGGCCACAGCAGCATCCTTGCTGCCGTCCTCGGCCGGCGCGGGGGCGTCGGCTGGCGCAGGGTCGGGATTCTTGGCAGGCGTGTGTTGCCATGGCAGGGCCTGCTTGCCAGACTTGTTGAGCCTCTTGATGAGCGTCTCGGCGTCCACGGTGCCGGTCACCATCACCTTGTGCAGCTGGGCGTCCACCTTCACGTCCTGCACGCCTGAACATCCCAACCAAAACGCGCGACGACCACTTAGCTAGTTATAATTAAGCCGAAAATGCAGCGGcgcgaggagaaggaggagggtgaCGCTAGTACCTTCGACGCTCTTGAGCACCTTCCGGACCTTCTTCTTGCAGCCATGGCAGTGGATGGTCACCCTCAGCACGAAGGTCTGCAGATCCATGGGATGGGAGTGCGCTCTGGCCTCTGGGGACTGGTCACCGTCGTCTCGCTTCTTGGTTGGGGAGCAGGATGGGGGCGCGCTCGAGTCTGTGGCTCTGAGGGCGCTGGGAACTCAGGGGAGGCAGCAGATGCGGTGCTCAACTTTATAGAGGGGGATGCGGGGATGGAGTACGACCACAGAGGCCACTGACATATGGGCCGGGCGGGTGCTCTGCTGCTGCGGCCGTAATGTTTGTTAGTACACAGGCGGCGGCTGCGGCGTATCCGTTCCGCTCCGTTCCTAGGTACCAGGCGTCGTGAAAGAATTCTACATTTCTGCGCCCATGGTTTTTTTAAACAGACACAAGCGCTTatatacacgcacatacactcatcCATGTTTGTTGGGAGGATGATATTTGATTGTGATTTTGATGACAATTTATGCTGGTCGAGCGTGGCAATCAGCGAGCGCCGCCGCTCCACTGCAGTTATGTTTTTCGTCAAAATTTGCCACCAAAGCGCTCTTCACAGGTATGATTACCGTTTTTAAGGCGATCAGATATATGTTACACTATCCAATTCAGACTAGTGCAATATTTGGAGGTAACATTTGGCGTTTGACTTGATTTTTTTTCACAGTTCAAAATGCTTAAGCTTTCCCCTAAACTCTCTACTTCTAATGTTTGAGTTGGTAGTCTCGCCTCACTCCGGTTAATTCTTCCGTACCGTTCTCTTATCCCACCAACGCATTTAAACCTGATACCCATGATCTATTTTTGTCTCACCGGTTTATTTTCGCCTCACCTCCCACCacatcctcccatttgctgcgggaCGCGGGACGCCGACGTCATTTGTGGGACGTGGATCTAGTGTTCGACGCCGACCGCCAacatgtatctcgcaccgacgatacttgctatttagggttccattgacgccgaggaaccccctaaccctctcgtcctgttgtaaatatttagttaggttgacgGAAAAAACAATAATGCTATGTTACTCGTCtttcgatttaaatgtgcagttgtttcgtcgcttcgagggtctagtgttcgacgagctccgcccctgcgtttgtgggtgagcacaaatgacatctcctccttcccgTTCATTTGCTCCGTTCCGGTCTTCGtgacgatgaaacttgctagctataggtgtcttcaatcatcagtatgcgtgaccactatgcgtctcccgtttgaaagggttacatctataaatatgcatgcatttgcatatttataaccgtgattgtttcgaattgtccaacgttatctaTGGACagtccgagtatgtgtagattgggttcgttttcccatatgctctgctccagatccaatgcagaattttgtcagtgcatccctgttgttctccgggtacacatcctctctgcttattgctgaGACGTgtgtcaggagaacagcggggaggtgctgccgaaattttgcattGGATCCGGAGCAGagaatgggaaaacgaacccaatctacacatactcgggtgggatcaggacctatctttacctattagcatctaggttgcatggacataataaaaagtgacaaactccattaactgattaaTATAtgcatgttgattatatatatatatatatatatatatatatatatatatatatatatatattatgtgtccagtagctaggcaagatgagtgatcgtgcgtggatgtacactggtcacactagtcagaaagacatgaccaaTGAATGGTTACCAAAAACCAAGGTGTTtgtgagagccgcatttgcaaatggccagaggacaacctggtgcccctgtgccgGGTGCGACAATTGGCACAAGAGGATAGATGATGAAATGGGCAAAGACCTGTAGAAGAGGGGTTTTACGCCaggttatacggtgtggacatttcatggcgagtctgCCGAATGTCCCAGAGCTGAGGTGCTTCGtcatcgcaccgacgagcatggtaccgggatggaagacatggtgtaaaaactttgatgatgctcgggactcggacgatgagatggagaaatctgcaaaggccttcaatgaaatgttggagtcttcaaaattccctctccatgagcacactgagctttgtcagttggatgccatctcacaaataatggctctgaaggctcaattcaacttgggttgagaatgctacgacgcgatgatgacagtatttggacgttttctacccaaaggccatgtaataccTGCAAACCTATactagtcagacaaaatcctccgtgctcttaagatgccctatgagaagatacatgcctgtgagaaaggatgtgccttatttaggctttagtatgcggacttgaactattgtcccatttgcaagtcatccaggtatgttgtggtagacaatagTATGGGTGAGAAGGCGCAGACCGAAATCCCCGTTAATGTTCTTCGATACATGCCAATTGTACCAAGACTTCTTACGTCTTTTCATGcttgaagagacggccagacagatgacatggcacaaaacgggcaaaagaacccaactagatgcagatgaaaagctgatgatggtgcacacatcagatggtgaagcgtggaagcggtTCGATGCATTACATGCGGCAAAAgtggcagatccaaggcatccgcGAGTCGCCatgagcacggatgggttcagtgtgtttggtctgacggcagcccaatacagttgttgactttaaggtccgttcatttgacaaatacgacatcaatggcatcgctttcgtacctatggcaaagagctagctatggccgaccgaaagtctacaaattgttgtgtctctgctattggcgaaggagataccgagtattatggaagagttgaagcaatttatgaacttcaattctatggtgcaaacccaccaaatgtcgtagtcttcaaatgttactggttccagccgaaggagactagaaggactcatgaacatatagggctagtggaaatcaaacaaagcacccatttggatg
Above is a window of Triticum dicoccoides isolate Atlit2015 ecotype Zavitan chromosome 5B, WEW_v2.0, whole genome shotgun sequence DNA encoding:
- the LOC119307205 gene encoding heavy metal-associated isoprenylated plant protein 35-like, with the translated sequence MDLQTFVLRVTIHCHGCKKKVRKVLKSVEGVQDVKVDAQLHKVMVTGTVDAETLIKRLNKSGKQALPWQHTPAKNPDPAPADAPAPAEDGSKDAAVADKKPAEEPQADSSDKKPEQETASEKKPEQETASEKKPETEKEAESEKKADKEEAKPSDEAKKDGGEGAAAEPKPKAKGTEPAAAAKEAGDDEGEAKKKQSKPKDADRSLAPAPAPAHAPRYAHQEFNAPQPVMSYNMAQPRASVSHYAPQPEQGYSQQQQAGYSSSSSMMVTQHPPPPAQQAYSQQAQPMQQWSPSYLYMPYPHASPESYYQDYYSPPGTHASPPPPPPLQDSYRLFDDENPNSCSVM